Within Candidatus Poribacteria bacterium, the genomic segment GATGAGGCGCGTCAGGTTCTCCGTGACGTGCGTCAGCGGAACGCCCGTGAAGCTGATGTGCTTCTCGCCGTCAGCGTGCTTGAGGTCGTAGAGGAAGAGGTCCGTCACCGTTGCTAACCGTTCGAGGCGCACCCAGGTTGTCACGCCCGTCGTCTCGATCGCCGTGTGGACGCCCTCGTCGCGGCACAGCGCCAGGACGCTGTAAGCGAACTCCGGCTGGAGGGTCGGTTCGCCGCCTGTGAGGGTGATGCCGCCTCCGGTTCTGCGGAAAAAGGGCTTGAGCGCGCGCGCTTCGTCCACGACATCGCCCGCCGTCGTCGTGTAGCCCTTCATCTCCAGGGCGTCGTGTTCGCATGCGTCGAGACACTTGCCGCACCGGAGGCAGGCTTCGCGGTCGCGGTCGGCGGGTAGGATGGGCTCCGGTGTGCGGAGGTCAATCGGGCAGGCTTCGGCGCACGCGCCGCATCGGACGCAGCGCGCT encodes:
- a CDS encoding glycyl-radical enzyme activating protein: MRDAEREALRSVAGTIFAVDQTATHDGPGLRMMVYLKGCPLRCVWCHSPESVSPRPEVVWYEARCVRCGACAEACPIDLRTPEPILPADRDREACLRCGKCLDACEHDALEMKGYTTTAGDVVDEARALKPFFRRTGGGITLTGGEPTLQPEFAYSVLALCRDEGVHTAIETTGVTTWVRLERLATVTDLFLYDLKHADGEKHISFTGVPLTHVTENLTRLIDGGADVIVRVPVIPGYNGGAEDIQNIGRLARSLGAQRISLLPFNPSASGKYSWLQKP